The uncultured Fibrobacter sp. region TGCCACGTTCAGAGATAAAGCGACGAAGAGTCTTTTCGTCCTTGTAGTCAATGAACTTGATGTTGTTCTCGGTGAACCAGCAAGTCTTCTTGCGGCGAATACGAGTAGCCTGCTTCTTATCTTCAAAAGCCATTATTCAGCCTCCCCTTCTTCTGCGTCAACCGGAATGATTTCTTCGGTAGACTGGGTCTGAGTTTGGTCGTAAACAATTTCGCTCATCGGATAATCAGCGAGAGTCATCCAGCGGAGAACGTTTTCGTTCAGCTTGAGAGCGGCTTCCACAGAGGCAACCGTAGCGGCGAGAGCCTTGTAGTAGAAGATCACGTAAAAGCCATGCTGGCGCTTCTTGATGGAGTAGGCGAGCTTGCGCTTGCCCCAGTCGTCACGGCGGAGGATTTCGCCGTTGCCTTTGGTGATGTTGGCTGCGATAGTCTCGATTTCGGCCTTGATAGCGTCGTCAGAGATCATAGCGTCGATGATCACCATCGTTTCGTATTGTCTCATATAATGAGTCCCTTTGGTCTTTCGCCCAGGTTACCACCATTGGCCCCGGGAGGGTTCCGATAAAAATCGGTGCGTCAAATATAGAAAATCGGGATTTCGGTGTCAAACCTAAGGGTCCGGTTTGGGCTACGCACCGAGCTGCAGTCCCAGGAAAAAGGTGTTGGACCAGCCCTTTACGTCGCGGTTGAAGTTCCGCTGCCCCCCTATTTCAAAGGAAATCCAGTTGGAAAGGAGCGTCCTTTTCGCCCAGGGCCATATTTCCCTGAGGTTAAAGGCGACCCCCGGAACAATATTCAAGATGACATCGTCCGAAAAGTTGTATTCCACCTGGACAAGCCCCGTCAGAGCGAAGTATCTAGACAAATTATACCCCATACCGATAGCGCTCCCTACAGTGAAGCCATCCATGGTGAACGCCTTTTGGCAATGTTCGTCTTCAACCTCGACATCGACAGTATCGACATCCAGCGAGTCGGCCAAGCCCCTCTGCCACCAGAGCAACTGTTTTTGCGCCGCTTCTTGTTTCCGGTCTAGCACCTGCTTGCGAAACGCCGAAAAATCGGTGGTTTCAAAGCCCAGGAACGGACTCATAAAGATGTCAAAATTGTCCAGGGGTATGTGAAAGCGCACATTCATAATGTAGCGCTGGTAAATCAGCATGACATCGCGATCCAGGTTCCCGCCGAAA contains the following coding sequences:
- the rpsF gene encoding 30S ribosomal protein S6, whose product is MRQYETMVIIDAMISDDAIKAEIETIAANITKGNGEILRRDDWGKRKLAYSIKKRQHGFYVIFYYKALAATVASVEAALKLNENVLRWMTLADYPMSEIVYDQTQTQSTEEIIPVDAEEGEAE
- the rpsR gene encoding 30S ribosomal protein S18, translated to MAFEDKKQATRIRRKKTCWFTENNIKFIDYKDEKTLRRFISERGKIIPRRISGTSAKYQRMLNEAIKRARQMAILPFVSDSLR